One genomic window of Micromonospora sp. WMMD1128 includes the following:
- a CDS encoding HU family DNA-binding protein yields the protein MNKAELIEALAVRLGDRKTATAALDAVLAEVQAAVTKGEKVAITGFGAFEKRVRGARTARNPRTGEAVKVKKTSVPTFRAGAGFKEMVASGKVPKDTSAAKKTTGAAKTTAAKKTTAAKTTGAAKKTTAAKATKTTASKKAAPAKKTAATKTAAAAKKTTAAKSATAKKTTAAKKTTAAKKTTAAKKTTAAKSATAKKTTAAKKAPAKKAASRR from the coding sequence GTGAACAAGGCCGAGCTCATCGAGGCGCTCGCCGTTCGCCTGGGGGACCGGAAAACGGCGACGGCCGCGCTCGACGCGGTTCTCGCTGAGGTCCAGGCGGCGGTCACCAAGGGCGAGAAGGTGGCGATCACCGGTTTCGGAGCGTTCGAGAAGCGCGTTCGGGGGGCCCGAACAGCTCGCAACCCGCGGACCGGCGAGGCGGTGAAGGTCAAGAAGACCTCCGTCCCGACCTTCCGGGCGGGTGCGGGCTTCAAGGAGATGGTGGCCAGCGGCAAGGTTCCGAAGGACACCAGCGCCGCGAAGAAGACCACCGGAGCCGCCAAGACCACGGCGGCGAAGAAGACCACGGCGGCGAAGACCACCGGGGCCGCCAAGAAGACCACGGCGGCGAAGGCCACCAAGACCACCGCGAGCAAGAAGGCCGCGCCGGCCAAGAAGACCGCCGCGACCAAGACGGCCGCGGCGGCGAAGAAGACGACCGCGGCGAAGTCCGCCACGGCCAAGAAGACGACCGCGGCGAAGAAGACGACCGCGGCGAAGAAGACGACCGCGGCCAAGAAGACGACCGCGGCGAAGTCCGCAACCGCCAAGAAGACCACGGCGGCGAAGAAGGCGCCGGCCAAGAAGGCCGCCAGCCGACGCTGA
- the leuD gene encoding 3-isopropylmalate dehydratase small subunit: protein MDKFTAHTGTAVPLRRSNVDTDQIIPAVYLKRVTRTGFADGLFNAWREDPSFVLNNPAYSGASILVAGPEFGTGSSREHAVWALRDWGFRAVISPRFGDIFRGNALKEGLLPVELELKAVEELWDLVESEPTTPITVDLTAREVHAGDATWTFPLDDHSRWRLMEGLDDIGLTLRHEAEIGAYEATRPAFLPSIA, encoded by the coding sequence ATGGACAAGTTCACCGCACACACCGGCACCGCCGTGCCACTGCGCCGGTCCAACGTGGACACCGATCAGATCATCCCTGCGGTGTACCTCAAGCGGGTGACCCGGACGGGTTTCGCCGACGGGCTCTTCAACGCGTGGCGGGAGGACCCGTCATTCGTGCTCAACAACCCCGCCTATTCGGGAGCGTCGATTCTCGTCGCCGGTCCCGAGTTCGGCACCGGCTCGTCCCGCGAGCACGCCGTCTGGGCGCTGCGGGACTGGGGCTTCCGGGCGGTGATCTCGCCCCGCTTCGGTGACATCTTCCGGGGCAACGCCCTGAAGGAAGGTCTCCTTCCGGTGGAGCTGGAATTGAAAGCTGTCGAGGAATTGTGGGATCTGGTGGAGTCCGAACCGACCACTCCCATCACGGTCGACCTCACCGCCCGCGAGGTCCACGCCGGTGACGCCACCTGGACCTTCCCGCTCGACGACCACAGCCGGTGGCGTCTGATGGAGGGCTTGGACGACATTGGACTCACCCTCCGCCACGAGGCGGAGATCGGCGCGTACGAGGCCACCCGACCGGCGTTCCTGCCCTCGATCGCCTGA
- the leuC gene encoding 3-isopropylmalate dehydratase large subunit gives MVGVTQPRTLAEKVWDAHVVRAADGEPDLLFIDLHLLHEVTSPQAFDGLRLAGRGVRRTDLTIATEDHNTPTGYDDPAFRARRGDLLTIADPTSRTQIETLRRNCAEFGVRLHPLGDENQGIVHVIGPQLGLTQPGMTIVCGDSHTATHGAFGALAFGIGTSEVEHVLATQTLPQARPKTMAVNVVGELAPGVTAKDLVLALIAQVGTGGGRGHIVEYRGEAIRDLSMEGRMTIANMSIEWGAKAGMIAPDETTFAYLKGRPNAPQGADWDAALEHWRTLPTDEGATFDTEVTLDASRITPFVTWGTNPGQGVPLGATVPDPEEFLTEPERVAARRALEYMDLTPGTPLRDLAVDVVFVGSCTNGRLEDLRAAADVLRGRRVADGVRMLVVPGSAAVREAAEIEGLDQVFTDAGAEWRFAGCSMCLGMNPDTLKPGERSASTSNRNFEGRQGRGGRTHLVSPPVAAATAVVGRLAAPADL, from the coding sequence ATGGTGGGAGTCACTCAACCGAGGACCCTGGCCGAGAAGGTCTGGGACGCACACGTGGTCCGCGCCGCCGACGGCGAGCCGGACCTGCTCTTCATCGACCTGCACCTGCTGCACGAGGTCACCAGCCCGCAGGCGTTCGACGGCCTGCGCCTGGCCGGCCGCGGCGTCCGCCGGACCGACCTGACGATCGCGACCGAGGACCACAACACCCCGACCGGGTACGACGACCCGGCGTTCCGCGCCCGACGCGGCGACCTGCTCACGATCGCGGACCCCACCTCCCGCACCCAGATCGAGACGCTGCGCCGCAACTGCGCCGAGTTCGGCGTACGGCTGCACCCGCTGGGCGACGAGAACCAGGGAATCGTGCACGTCATCGGCCCGCAGCTCGGTCTCACCCAGCCGGGCATGACGATCGTCTGCGGCGACTCGCACACCGCCACCCACGGCGCGTTCGGCGCGCTCGCGTTCGGCATCGGCACCAGCGAGGTCGAGCACGTGCTCGCCACCCAGACGCTGCCGCAGGCCCGGCCGAAGACCATGGCGGTCAACGTCGTCGGCGAGCTGGCGCCCGGCGTCACCGCCAAGGACCTGGTGCTCGCGCTGATCGCGCAGGTGGGCACCGGCGGCGGGCGCGGCCACATCGTCGAGTACCGGGGTGAGGCGATCCGCGACCTCTCCATGGAGGGGCGGATGACGATCGCCAACATGTCCATCGAGTGGGGCGCCAAGGCCGGCATGATCGCGCCGGACGAGACCACGTTCGCGTACCTGAAGGGGCGGCCCAACGCGCCCCAGGGCGCCGACTGGGACGCGGCGCTCGAACACTGGCGGACGCTGCCCACCGACGAGGGGGCGACGTTCGACACCGAGGTCACGCTGGACGCGAGTCGGATCACCCCGTTCGTCACCTGGGGCACCAACCCCGGTCAGGGCGTGCCGCTGGGCGCGACCGTGCCGGACCCGGAGGAGTTCCTCACCGAGCCGGAGCGGGTCGCCGCCCGCCGGGCGCTGGAATACATGGACCTCACCCCGGGCACGCCGCTGCGTGACCTCGCCGTGGACGTGGTCTTCGTCGGCTCCTGCACCAACGGGCGGCTGGAGGACCTGCGGGCCGCCGCCGACGTGCTGCGCGGTCGCCGGGTCGCCGACGGCGTACGCATGCTCGTGGTCCCCGGCTCCGCCGCGGTCCGGGAGGCGGCCGAGATCGAAGGGCTGGACCAGGTGTTCACCGACGCGGGCGCCGAGTGGCGGTTCGCCGGCTGCTCGATGTGCCTCGGCATGAACCCCGACACGCTGAAGCCGGGTGAGCGCTCGGCCTCGACCTCCAACCGAAACTTCGAGGGCCGCCAGGGCCGGGGCGGGCGTACCCATCTGGTGTCCCCGCCGGTCGCCGCCGCCACCGCCGTGGTCGGCCGGCTGGCCGCCCCCGCCGACCTGTAG
- a CDS encoding IclR family transcriptional regulator, with translation MSGVGVLDKAVVILAACVDGASLAELVERTKLPRATAHRLAQALEIHRMLVRDTQGRWRPGPRLGELANAAPDVLLTAAEPLLSALRDATGESAQLYLRRADERICVAAAERASGLRDTVPVGSVLPMTAGSAAQILLAWEPPEAVMPLLPRSKFTGRTLAEVRRRGWAQSVAEREAGVASVSAPIRDRTGRVIAAVSISGPIERLGRRPGERHAMAVVRAGQRLSGL, from the coding sequence ATGAGCGGTGTCGGCGTTCTCGACAAGGCGGTGGTCATCCTGGCCGCCTGTGTCGACGGCGCCAGCCTGGCCGAACTCGTTGAACGCACCAAGCTGCCCCGAGCCACCGCACACCGGTTGGCGCAGGCGCTGGAGATCCACCGGATGCTTGTCCGGGACACGCAGGGCCGATGGCGCCCGGGCCCACGCCTGGGCGAGCTGGCCAACGCGGCGCCGGACGTGCTGCTCACCGCGGCCGAGCCCCTGCTCTCCGCGCTGCGCGACGCCACCGGGGAGAGCGCCCAGCTCTACCTGCGCCGCGCCGACGAGCGCATCTGCGTGGCCGCCGCCGAGCGTGCCAGCGGCCTGCGGGACACCGTGCCCGTCGGCTCGGTGCTGCCGATGACGGCGGGTTCGGCGGCGCAGATCCTGCTCGCCTGGGAGCCACCGGAGGCGGTCATGCCGCTGCTCCCCCGGTCCAAGTTCACCGGCCGCACCCTCGCCGAGGTGCGCCGGCGCGGCTGGGCCCAGAGCGTGGCCGAGCGGGAGGCCGGTGTGGCGAGCGTCTCGGCCCCGATCCGGGACCGGACGGGCCGGGTGATCGCCGCGGTCAGCATCTCGGGCCCGATCGAGCGCCTCGGCCGCCGCCCCGGCGAACGCCACGCCATGGCCGTGGTCCGAGCCGGCCAACGCCTCTCCGGCCTCTGA
- a CDS encoding fumarylacetoacetate hydrolase family protein, whose protein sequence is MRIARFAHAKGMSFGVVEGEMEAGPQGLTIAEIEGHPFGQIQFSGARWALSDVRLLSPILPSKVVCVGRNYAEHAAEHGSEVPKEPLLFLKPSTSVIGPRDAIRLPIFSKQVEHEAELAVVIGAPGARRADRAAAERAIFGYTCANDVTARDLQRSDGQWTRAKGFDSFCPIGPWITTGLDVRDLEVRCEVGRNPEEMEVRQLGRTKDMVFDVPGLVSYISHVMTLLPGDVVLTGTPAGVSPLTEGDTVTVRIEGIGELSNPVVPVA, encoded by the coding sequence GTGCGTATCGCTCGTTTCGCTCATGCCAAGGGAATGTCGTTCGGGGTCGTCGAGGGCGAGATGGAGGCCGGGCCGCAGGGCCTGACCATCGCCGAGATCGAGGGCCACCCGTTCGGGCAGATCCAGTTCTCCGGCGCCCGCTGGGCGCTCTCCGACGTACGGCTGCTCTCGCCGATCCTGCCCAGCAAGGTGGTGTGTGTCGGCCGCAACTATGCCGAGCACGCCGCCGAGCACGGCAGCGAGGTGCCGAAGGAGCCGCTGCTCTTCCTCAAGCCGTCCACGTCGGTGATCGGCCCGCGGGACGCGATCCGGTTGCCGATCTTCTCGAAGCAGGTCGAGCACGAGGCGGAGCTCGCCGTGGTGATCGGCGCTCCCGGCGCGCGCCGCGCCGACCGGGCCGCCGCCGAGCGGGCCATCTTCGGTTACACCTGCGCCAACGACGTGACCGCGCGGGATCTCCAGCGCTCGGACGGGCAGTGGACCCGGGCCAAGGGCTTCGACTCGTTCTGCCCGATCGGGCCGTGGATCACCACCGGGTTGGACGTCCGTGACCTGGAGGTGCGCTGCGAGGTGGGTCGCAACCCGGAGGAGATGGAGGTACGCCAGCTCGGCCGCACCAAGGACATGGTCTTCGACGTGCCCGGCCTGGTGTCGTACATCTCTCACGTGATGACGCTGCTTCCCGGCGACGTGGTCCTCACCGGCACGCCGGCGGGGGTTAGCCCGCTCACCGAGGGGGATACGGTGACGGTGCGGATCGAGGGGATCGGGGAGCTCAGCAACCCGGTGGTTCCGGTCGCCTGA
- a CDS encoding 3-methyladenine DNA glycosylase — MTAALAPAVLDAADWRARRRDHERRADAWLAPHLARRRTGGRHPVEDFLFTYYSHRPAQLRRWHPGAGVTLRDADPAEFGPDYTAGAAGLTLDTDRVRARRAESIGWIRTLLAATAGRPAQFGCFGMHEWAMVYRQNQEQVRHNAWPLRLGPEATAAVVEERGVRCSHFDAFRFFTAPARPLNVLQPTRERQHELEQPGCLHANMDLYKWSYKLSPLVPSELVADAFALAREIRTLDMRASPYDLADLGHPPVRVETPEGRAEYATAQRGFAERAAVLRARLLAALDRSDQT, encoded by the coding sequence GTGACCGCCGCCCTCGCCCCCGCCGTGCTCGACGCGGCCGACTGGCGGGCCCGCCGGCGCGACCACGAGCGGCGGGCGGACGCCTGGCTGGCGCCGCACCTGGCCCGCCGCCGCACCGGCGGACGGCACCCGGTGGAGGACTTCCTCTTCACCTACTACTCGCACCGCCCGGCCCAGCTCCGCCGCTGGCATCCGGGCGCGGGCGTGACGCTGCGCGACGCCGACCCGGCGGAGTTCGGCCCGGACTACACCGCCGGCGCCGCCGGGCTCACCCTCGACACCGATCGGGTACGCGCACGTCGCGCCGAGTCGATCGGCTGGATCCGTACGCTGCTGGCCGCCACCGCCGGCCGGCCGGCGCAGTTCGGCTGCTTCGGCATGCACGAGTGGGCGATGGTCTACCGGCAGAACCAGGAGCAGGTGCGGCACAACGCCTGGCCGCTGCGGCTGGGTCCGGAGGCGACCGCGGCGGTGGTCGAGGAGCGGGGCGTCCGGTGCAGCCACTTCGACGCGTTCCGCTTCTTCACCGCGCCGGCCCGGCCGCTCAACGTGCTCCAGCCGACCCGGGAGCGCCAGCACGAGTTGGAGCAGCCGGGCTGTCTGCACGCCAATATGGACCTCTACAAGTGGTCGTACAAGCTCTCCCCGCTGGTGCCGTCGGAGCTGGTGGCGGACGCGTTCGCGCTGGCCCGGGAGATCCGGACCCTGGACATGCGGGCGAGCCCCTACGATCTGGCCGACCTGGGCCACCCGCCGGTGCGGGTGGAGACGCCGGAGGGCCGGGCCGAGTACGCCACCGCCCAGCGCGGGTTCGCCGAGCGGGCCGCCGTGTTGCGGGCCCGCCTGCTGGCCGCGCTGGACCGGTCCGATCAGACCTGA
- a CDS encoding cellulose binding domain-containing protein yields MSRNRLRAALTALAALLPVLGLGLALTSATVPAAAAVAPIRVMPLGDSITGSPGCWRAVLWNRLQSTGYTDVDFVGTLGPQGCGTPYDGDNEGHGGYLATNIANQNLLPGWLAATHPDVVLMHLGTNDVWSNIAPSTILAAYSKLVDQMRAANPATTVLVAKIIPMNPASCAECGQRTVALNAAIDGWAAGKTTAASPIVVVDQWTGFSTATDTYDGVHPNAAGDQKMSDRWYPALTAALRRPSPTPTGPPNPTDSPSPTLTPSPTWSPTGPPHPTDYPSPTRTMGGCTATWRTVGQWPGGFQAEVTVRNTGGVAIPSWVVRFSFPGDQQLNQAWNAQVAQAGAAVVARSASYNGALAPGAEATFGFLATGAVPNPPPTPVCTLG; encoded by the coding sequence ATGTCCCGAAACCGCCTGCGCGCCGCGCTGACCGCGCTCGCCGCGCTGCTGCCCGTCCTCGGCCTCGGCCTCGCCCTCACCTCTGCCACCGTGCCGGCCGCCGCGGCCGTCGCCCCGATCCGTGTCATGCCGCTCGGCGACTCCATCACCGGATCGCCCGGCTGCTGGCGCGCCGTGCTCTGGAACCGCCTCCAGTCCACCGGCTACACCGACGTCGACTTCGTCGGCACGCTCGGCCCGCAGGGCTGCGGCACGCCCTACGACGGCGACAACGAGGGCCACGGCGGCTACCTGGCGACGAACATCGCCAACCAGAACCTGCTGCCCGGCTGGCTCGCCGCCACCCACCCGGACGTGGTGCTGATGCACCTCGGCACCAACGACGTGTGGAGCAACATCGCGCCGAGCACGATCCTGGCCGCGTACTCGAAGTTGGTGGACCAGATGCGGGCCGCCAACCCGGCCACCACCGTGCTGGTCGCAAAGATCATCCCGATGAACCCGGCGAGCTGCGCCGAGTGCGGGCAGCGGACCGTCGCGCTCAACGCCGCCATCGACGGCTGGGCGGCGGGGAAGACCACCGCCGCCTCGCCGATCGTGGTGGTGGACCAGTGGACCGGCTTCAGCACCGCCACCGACACGTACGACGGGGTGCACCCCAACGCCGCCGGTGACCAGAAGATGTCCGACAGGTGGTATCCGGCGCTGACCGCCGCGCTGCGCCGGCCGAGCCCGACGCCCACCGGTCCGCCGAACCCGACCGACAGCCCGTCGCCCACGCTCACCCCGTCACCGACCTGGAGCCCGACCGGCCCACCGCACCCGACCGACTACCCGTCCCCGACCCGCACCATGGGCGGCTGCACGGCCACCTGGCGCACCGTGGGGCAGTGGCCGGGCGGCTTCCAGGCCGAGGTGACCGTCCGCAACACCGGCGGGGTGGCGATCCCGTCCTGGGTGGTCCGCTTTTCGTTCCCCGGCGACCAGCAGCTCAACCAGGCATGGAACGCCCAGGTGGCGCAGGCCGGGGCGGCGGTGGTCGCCCGCAGCGCGAGCTACAACGGCGCGCTCGCCCCGGGCGCCGAGGCGACGTTCGGCTTCCTGGCCACCGGCGCGGTCCCCAACCCGCCGCCGACGCCGGTCTGCACCCTCGGCTGA
- the arfB gene encoding alternative ribosome rescue aminoacyl-tRNA hydrolase ArfB, which produces MDDGLRVTDRLVVPAAELRERFSRSSGPGGQGVNTTDSRVELSFDLAGSPSVPEALRERALGRLAGRLVDGVLTVAASEHRAQLANREAARERMAALLREAVAPPPKARRPTRPSRGAKERRLAEKKRQSQRKRDRRVDGD; this is translated from the coding sequence GTGGACGACGGACTGCGGGTGACCGACCGGCTCGTGGTGCCGGCCGCCGAGCTGCGGGAGCGGTTCTCCCGGTCCTCCGGGCCGGGCGGGCAGGGCGTCAACACCACCGACTCGCGGGTGGAGCTGAGCTTCGACCTGGCCGGCTCGCCGAGCGTGCCGGAGGCGCTGCGGGAACGGGCCCTGGGCCGGCTCGCCGGCCGGCTCGTCGACGGCGTGCTGACGGTGGCCGCGAGCGAGCACCGCGCGCAACTGGCCAACCGGGAGGCGGCCCGGGAGCGGATGGCCGCGCTGCTGCGCGAGGCGGTCGCCCCGCCGCCGAAGGCACGCCGGCCGACCCGACCGTCCCGGGGCGCCAAGGAGCGCCGCCTCGCTGAGAAGAAGCGCCAGTCCCAGCGCAAGCGTGACCGCCGGGTGGACGGCGACTGA
- a CDS encoding trypsin-like peptidase domain-containing protein: MAVQTGLGEPRGPWFVSPELGPDGRGWSDVPGSGGPAGRPSWRGRLLSVAAVVALSTVSGAAAGTWAADRGAPGPSAAAAAPVPAELVTAAGKTVPGVVSVTVGGRSGAGASGSGFAIDNEQHIVTNDHILARGGSGPVTVETSDGRRFTAEVVGRAPDSDLAVLKVPASAGLPPLPLAKANATRVGEPVLAVGSPLGLSGTVTAGIVSALNRQVRIGNGRHTAVQTDAPINPGNSGGPLVNARGEVVGVNTAIATIDGTGSIGIGFAIPIDQVQHTADTIIGRGG; encoded by the coding sequence ATGGCAGTGCAGACCGGACTCGGCGAGCCGCGCGGCCCGTGGTTCGTCTCGCCCGAGCTGGGCCCGGACGGGCGCGGCTGGTCCGACGTACCCGGATCGGGCGGGCCGGCGGGACGACCGAGCTGGCGCGGCCGGTTGCTCAGCGTGGCGGCGGTGGTGGCGCTCTCCACCGTCTCCGGCGCGGCGGCCGGCACCTGGGCGGCCGACCGGGGCGCGCCGGGCCCGTCGGCGGCGGCCGCCGCGCCGGTGCCGGCCGAGCTGGTCACCGCCGCCGGAAAGACGGTGCCGGGGGTGGTCTCGGTGACGGTCGGGGGACGGTCCGGCGCGGGGGCGTCCGGTTCCGGCTTCGCCATCGACAACGAGCAGCACATCGTCACCAACGACCACATCCTGGCCCGGGGCGGCTCCGGCCCGGTCACGGTGGAGACCTCGGACGGGCGGCGGTTCACCGCCGAGGTGGTGGGCCGGGCGCCGGACAGTGACCTGGCGGTGCTCAAGGTGCCCGCGTCGGCCGGGCTGCCACCGCTGCCGCTGGCCAAGGCGAACGCGACCCGGGTGGGTGAGCCGGTGCTCGCGGTCGGTTCCCCGCTGGGGCTCTCCGGCACGGTCACCGCCGGCATCGTCAGCGCGCTCAACCGGCAGGTCCGGATCGGCAACGGCAGGCACACCGCGGTGCAGACCGACGCCCCCATCAACCCGGGCAACTCCGGCGGGCCGCTGGTGAACGCGCGCGGTGAGGTGGTCGGGGTGAACACCGCCATCGCCACCATCGACGGGACCGGCTCGATCGGCATCGGCTTCGCCATCCCGATCGACCAGGTGCAGCACACCGCCGACACCATCATCGGCCGGGGCGGCTGA
- a CDS encoding VWA domain-containing protein → MSWQSPARLWLLLAVAALVAGYLVLQRRQSRYAVRFTNLRLLDRVAPRRPAWRRHVPAGLFLAMLALLVVGFARPEAEVRVPRERATVMVAVDVSTSMLASDVDPDRLTAAKEAGRKFVDGLPDEFNVGLVAFAGSAAVLVPPSTDREALHEGIERLAEGITGVQGTAIGEAISTSLGAVKSLDASAAKNPPPARIIILSDGANTSGADPMEAADQAVAAKVPVHTISFGTPGGSVDRGGRAIQVPVDGQTLKAVAEATGGGFHEASTSRELKDVYEDIGTSVGYRTQRQDISARFIGFGLVLAMGAAAGSLRWFSRLP, encoded by the coding sequence GTGAGCTGGCAGTCGCCCGCCCGCCTCTGGCTGCTGCTCGCGGTCGCCGCGCTCGTCGCCGGCTACCTGGTGCTCCAGCGCCGGCAGAGCCGGTACGCGGTCCGCTTCACCAACCTGCGCCTGCTGGACCGGGTGGCGCCGCGCCGGCCGGCGTGGCGGCGGCACGTCCCGGCGGGACTCTTCCTGGCCATGCTGGCGCTGCTCGTGGTCGGATTCGCCCGGCCCGAAGCGGAGGTGCGGGTGCCCCGGGAACGGGCCACCGTGATGGTCGCGGTGGACGTCTCCACCTCGATGCTCGCGAGCGACGTGGACCCGGACCGGCTGACCGCCGCCAAGGAAGCCGGCCGGAAGTTCGTCGACGGGTTGCCGGACGAGTTCAACGTGGGCCTGGTGGCGTTCGCCGGCAGCGCCGCGGTGCTGGTGCCGCCGAGCACCGACCGCGAGGCCCTGCACGAGGGGATCGAGCGGCTCGCCGAGGGGATCACCGGCGTGCAGGGCACCGCCATCGGCGAGGCGATCAGCACCTCGCTGGGCGCGGTGAAGAGCCTGGACGCCTCGGCCGCGAAGAATCCGCCGCCGGCCCGGATCATCATCCTGTCGGACGGCGCGAACACCTCCGGGGCGGACCCGATGGAGGCAGCCGACCAGGCGGTGGCGGCGAAGGTCCCGGTGCACACCATCTCGTTCGGCACGCCCGGCGGATCGGTGGACCGGGGTGGCCGGGCGATCCAGGTGCCGGTGGACGGGCAGACGCTCAAGGCGGTCGCGGAGGCGACCGGCGGCGGCTTCCACGAGGCGTCGACGAGCCGCGAGCTGAAGGACGTCTACGAGGACATCGGCACCTCGGTCGGCTACCGCACGCAACGGCAGGACATCTCAGCCCGCTTCATCGGCTTCGGGCTGGTCCTGGCCATGGGCGCCGCCGCCGGATCGCTGCGGTGGTTCTCCCGACTGCCCTGA
- a CDS encoding DUF58 domain-containing protein yields the protein MTRRAVPTPARPDPVGPARPGSVASTRPDPAAYAGAVPSSAGARRDDLGGADPRLADLAPDERLRRLELTVTRRLDGLLHGRYRGLLPGPGSEAAGSREYRPGEDEVRRMDWAVTARTTVPHVREVDADRELTTWLLVDASPSMEYGTSTLDKRELAVAAVACVGFLTAGVGNRLGAQVLTPDGLRRFPARSGRTHLLGLLRALLGAPRTGDRPEPGATGRAGDRGGTAAPGLADGLAGLQRVATRRGLVVVVSDFLDELPDDPDAAPPWAVALRRLGARHQVLAVEVTDPRELELPDVGLITLVDPESGRHREVWTGDPALRERYARAAAAQRDQVRRTLRRAGATHLALRTDRDWCADVVRHVHEQRRLATVPAAARGGAA from the coding sequence ATGACCCGCCGGGCCGTCCCCACGCCCGCCCGGCCCGATCCGGTCGGGCCCGCCCGGCCCGGCTCGGTCGCGTCCACCCGGCCCGATCCGGCCGCGTACGCCGGAGCCGTCCCCAGTTCGGCCGGCGCCCGCCGCGACGACCTCGGCGGCGCCGATCCGCGGCTCGCCGACCTCGCCCCCGACGAGCGGCTGCGCCGGTTGGAGCTGACGGTGACCCGGCGGCTCGACGGCCTGCTGCACGGCCGCTACCGGGGCCTGCTGCCCGGGCCCGGCAGCGAGGCGGCGGGCAGCCGCGAATACCGCCCCGGCGAGGACGAGGTACGCCGGATGGACTGGGCGGTCACCGCCCGGACCACGGTCCCGCACGTGCGGGAGGTCGACGCCGACCGGGAGCTGACCACCTGGCTGCTCGTCGACGCCAGCCCGAGCATGGAGTACGGCACGTCCACCCTGGACAAGCGGGAACTGGCGGTGGCGGCGGTGGCCTGCGTCGGCTTCCTCACCGCCGGAGTGGGCAACCGGCTCGGCGCCCAGGTGCTCACCCCGGACGGGCTGCGCCGGTTCCCGGCCCGCAGCGGGCGTACCCATCTGCTCGGCCTGCTCCGTGCGTTGCTCGGCGCCCCGCGTACCGGCGATCGGCCGGAGCCGGGCGCAACGGGCCGGGCCGGCGACCGTGGCGGGACCGCGGCCCCGGGCCTGGCCGACGGCCTGGCCGGGCTCCAGCGGGTGGCCACCCGGCGGGGGCTGGTGGTGGTCGTCTCCGACTTCCTCGACGAGCTGCCCGACGACCCGGACGCGGCGCCGCCCTGGGCGGTCGCGTTGCGCCGGCTGGGAGCGCGGCACCAGGTGCTCGCCGTGGAGGTGACCGACCCGCGCGAGCTGGAGCTGCCCGACGTGGGGCTGATCACCCTGGTCGACCCGGAGAGCGGGCGCCACCGCGAGGTGTGGACCGGTGACCCGGCGCTGCGCGAGCGGTACGCGCGGGCCGCCGCCGCCCAGCGCGACCAGGTGCGCCGTACCCTGCGGCGGGCCGGCGCGACCCACCTGGCGCTGCGCACCGACCGGGACTGGTGCGCGGACGTCGTCCGGCACGTGCACGAGCAGCGCCGGCTGGCCACCGTGCCGGCCGCCGCCCGTGGAGGTGCCGCGTGA